One Streptomyces sp. NBC_01237 genomic region harbors:
- a CDS encoding DUF5829 family protein yields MAMVLAVALAVTLPGVIEHGTGTARAEGSRQPHDRQLLFFNHAYGVFDRETADAIEHSDYLRDFANFQVRTTTGADGQIWTGRYLMGRETYLELFGVGDLPGQDGTLGSAGTGVSTERSGDLTTVIQRLRDQGITDPVEFRQTRDFGDGVPVPWFDAVFTSAQYDAFGAWGMEYLPEYFADPRGNTEPASYPGDVGRERYLSDDYRGHLMRDVVSIRLAVTEGDLDRTVPLLRAGGFVVRTEPDGGVVAVRGGTEIRLDAVARDRAGLRKVELSLNRPVAERHTERIGRSTLVVGPGSRAVWTFGDGA; encoded by the coding sequence ATGGCCATGGTTCTCGCGGTGGCACTCGCGGTGACCCTTCCCGGCGTGATCGAGCACGGTACGGGGACCGCGCGCGCCGAGGGAAGCCGACAACCGCACGACCGGCAACTGCTCTTCTTCAACCACGCCTACGGGGTGTTCGACCGGGAGACCGCCGACGCCATCGAACACTCCGACTACCTCCGGGACTTCGCCAACTTCCAGGTCCGCACCACCACCGGCGCCGATGGACAGATCTGGACCGGCCGCTATCTGATGGGCCGTGAGACGTATCTCGAACTGTTCGGAGTGGGCGATCTGCCCGGCCAGGACGGCACCCTCGGATCGGCCGGGACGGGCGTCTCGACCGAGCGGTCCGGAGACCTGACGACGGTGATCCAGCGGCTGCGGGACCAGGGCATCACCGACCCCGTCGAGTTCCGCCAGACACGTGACTTCGGCGACGGTGTCCCGGTGCCCTGGTTCGACGCCGTCTTCACCTCCGCCCAGTACGACGCGTTCGGGGCCTGGGGGATGGAGTACCTGCCGGAGTACTTCGCCGACCCGCGCGGCAACACCGAGCCGGCCTCCTACCCCGGTGACGTCGGCCGGGAGCGCTACCTCTCCGACGACTACCGCGGCCATCTGATGCGCGACGTGGTGTCCATCCGCCTCGCGGTCACGGAAGGGGACCTGGACCGCACGGTGCCGTTGCTGCGGGCGGGCGGGTTCGTCGTCCGGACCGAGCCGGACGGGGGAGTCGTCGCCGTACGCGGGGGCACCGAGATCCGCCTCGACGCCGTCGCGCGCGACCGGGCGGGCCTGCGAAAGGTCGAGCTGTCGTTGAACCGGCCCGTGGCGGAACGGCACACCGAGCGGATCGGCCGGTCGACCCTCGTCGTCGGCCCGGGAAGCCGTGCCGTGTGGACCTTCGGCGA
- a CDS encoding GNAT family N-acetyltransferase, whose amino-acid sequence MSAGVGPSAGRVVLALLVRDLTYADLVSCGWSGSPHHLTGVAKQIERARLGEVDYLAICPASDIPVAKGGIDYLVKEGAGTLWQLAVHPALQSCGIGTFLVQAAELRIRERGLRRSELAVEESNPRARALYERLGYVAYDRQPDSWEERAPDGSPRRYETMCTLMRKTLP is encoded by the coding sequence GTGCTGGCACTGTTGGTACGTGACCTGACGTACGCGGACCTGGTGTCGTGCGGGTGGTCGGGGTCCCCCCACCATCTGACCGGCGTGGCGAAGCAGATCGAGCGTGCCCGGCTGGGTGAGGTCGACTACCTGGCGATCTGCCCGGCATCGGACATCCCCGTGGCGAAGGGCGGCATCGACTATCTGGTCAAGGAGGGCGCCGGGACGCTCTGGCAGCTCGCTGTGCACCCCGCGTTGCAGTCGTGCGGCATCGGTACGTTCCTCGTCCAAGCCGCCGAACTGCGGATCAGGGAACGCGGTCTGCGGCGTAGCGAACTGGCGGTGGAGGAGAGCAACCCCCGCGCACGGGCGCTCTACGAGCGACTGGGCTACGTCGCCTACGACCGGCAGCCGGATTCGTGGGAGGAGCGCGCCCCGGACGGATCGCCGCGCCGCTACGAAACGATGTGCACGTTGATGCGGAAGACACTCCCGTAG